Genomic segment of Chrysiogenes arsenatis DSM 11915:
GATGCTCGTCGAAATGACAACAGCTCGAAGCAGTAAGACACCTGCTCCAGAATATTTTCCTTTCCTTTCCTTTCTTTTCCCTCCCTCGGTAAGCTTTTGCCCATTGGGTGCGCCGCCTGCGTCAGAGATCCGGCAGACACAATGACCCTCCGTAATTCCCCTCCCTTGGAGGGGTGTCGCGTAGCGACGGGGTGGTGCCAAGCAGGAAGTGGCCATAGAGCAGTACCGCACCCACTTGTCATCTCGAACGTATGTGAGAAATCCAGATTTCTCCTCGCGATGCTCGTCGAAATGACAACAACTCGAAGCAGTAAGGCACCTGCTCCAGAATATTTTCCTTTCCTTTCCTTTCCCTCCCTCGGTAAGCTTATGCCTCTTGGTTGCGCCGCCTGCGTCAGAGATCCGGCAGACACAATGCCCCTCCGTAATTCCCCTCCCTTGGAGGGGTGTCGCGTAGCGACGGGGTGGTGCTGAGCAGGCGGTGGCCATAGAGCAGTACCGCACCCACTTGTCATCTCGAATGAATGTGAGAGATCCAGATTTCTCCTCGCGATGCTCGTCGAAATGACAACAGATCGAAGCAGTAAGACACCTGTTCAGAATATTTTCCTTTCCTTTCCCTCCCTCGGTAAGCTTTTGCCCATTGGGTGCGCCGCCTGCTCAGCTAGACCCCGCACGGGGCGGCCACAGGAAGTGGCCAGTCCGGCACATGTCCACGGAGGGGCATTGTGCCGGATCTCTGAGGCAGGCAAGCAAAACCAATGGGAAGCAAAAGCGCGAGGGCACTTTTCTTTGGTTCTCTCTTTTGGTTCCAAAAGAAAGAACAGCCACTACGCCATTTTGTCACGCCACCCCAAAAAAATACGCCAAAATGACGCACTTGCTCAAGTTTTTTGCTTGACAGCCGAAACGCCCAGTGTTATCTGTCCACTCGTTACCAATTTTGTTTGTAAAAACAAAAAACAAAAAGGAGAAGAGTTATGAAAAAAATCGTTCTTGCTGGACTTACCGTAGCCGCCGTTGCTGCTACATCTTTCGCTGCTGATGTGAAAATTAGCGGGTCTTATGATCTTCGTGGATTTGCTCTCGACAACACAGACTTCAATGCAAATGATGACAATGGCACTGACGCTCGCTTCTACGATCAACGCGTTCGCGTTCAAGCGGTCATGAAAGCTTCTGACGCTATCAGCGTAACTTTGAGAAGCGACCTTTCTGAAGGTGATTGGGGAACAAACGATACACAGAGCAACAATGGTGGCAATAAATTCCGCCTTGATCGTGCTTTCTTGACCATGAAGCTCCCAAGCAACCTTGGTACATTGACTGCTGGTACCATTGGATATGACATTGAGCGCACCGGTCTTCTTCTCAACCTCCACCGCAACGATGGCTTCTTGTACACGAACACGTTTGGCATGGTTGGCGTAGAAGCTGGTAACATTAAAGTTGAAGACAGTGAACTTAATGTAGGCGTAACAGCTGAAGGCGACAGAGATGTGTATCTTGTTAAAGCAACCGTAAAGCCTATGGACAACCTGACAGTAAGCCCATACTTCGTTTATGACAACGATAAAGATGAGGCTCTGGGCGCTAACGTAAAACGCATGGCTCTTGGTGTTGATGCAGGATTCAAAGCTGGAATGTTTGGCGTTGATGGCACCTTGTATATGATAGATGGAAAAGAAGAAACTCCTGGCGCAGTTGACAAAGATCTTGAAGGTCTCGTGTTCAACCTCATGGCCAATGTTAAACCTATCCCTGGCTTGACCATCGGCGCAGGCTACACCTATATGCAAGGTGATGATAACGCAGCAGATAATGAAAATGAAGCCATTGTCTCTTTTGTTGATGGCGATCCAGGCAACAACCCAATGAGAGGGTTCATTTTCTGGAACGACTATTCGCATGACGGAGCTAAGCTCTATGGTACTGATGGAAAGAACGTGTCTCAGCCAGCTTCTGGATACTTCAACGGTATCAATGCGTTCAAACTCTATGCTGACTATGCATTTGATAAGTTTGGTGTAGGTGCTCACGCTATCTATGCTGAAGATGCTGAAACCGTAACTGGCGCAAACGAAAAAGAGATCACAGAGTTTGGCGTGTATGGTAGCTACAAAATCTACGATAACGCTACTCTGACTCTTCAACTCGCTACAGCTGAGCTTGACGAAGCAAATACACAAAGAGATGACGCCACTTTTGCTGGCCTTGGACTTTCTGTTAAGTTCTAATCTCTAACGCTTTGCCCTAAACGAATCTTCTTTACCCTCCCTGTGTGTTACACGGGGAGGGTATTTTTGTTTAAGCACAGGTACTACTGCAGCAGCAGCAGCAGCATAGAACACCCAAACACACAATAGAGAAGGCAGTACTGGACACCCAGTGCGCCGGGATAAGCTGGCAAGAGATCAAGAGGAGGAATTACTGGACACCCACTTTAAGACAAGGAATTACTGGACACCCACTTTAAGACGCATCTAACTTTTCCCATGAAACATGGCATTTCTTTGGATTTTACTTAACACTCTCAAAGCTACAGTATACCAATTTCCTTTTCAGGTACTGCTTCCCTTACCCTACACACAAAGACCTATTCTTATATTTACTCATGGTTTGACTTTGCTTTGCCGGTTTGCTATCGTTTGTCAAGAGGTGATGGTATGCCAACGATCAGTATGTTTTACGGAATACTTATCAGGATGTTTTTCAAAGATATTGAGAGACATCATTTACCTCATATCCATGCTGACTATCAGGGCGATGTAGCAGTATACTCAATCGAAGATGGATCTGTTCTCTCTGGCGGTATTCCACAAAACAAGCATAAACTTGTTGTTGCGTGGATTGAAATTCACAAGGAAGACCTCTTTGCAGACTGGGAATTAGCAGTAAATGGCAGGCAACCATTTAAAATAAAAGGACTTGATCAATGAGAATTGCTGATGTTAAACCATTAGATGATCTCAGTTTACTTATTACAGCATCGGACGGTATAGTTGGTCTCTTTGATGTGAAGCCATACTTGGACTGTGAGGCGTTTGAGGCTTTAAAAGAGCAGACTGAGTTTCGTAAAGTACGCAATGGCGGATACTTTGTCGAGTGGGATTGCGGTGCTGATCTTTCGGCAGATACCATTGCAGCCAAACTTTTGCCCTGTAATGGTCAAGTTTTTTTCTAGGCTCTATACTCTATTGGACACCTAAGAACACACCTAAGAATAAGAACACTACAGGACACCCATATTAATACTGGCATCCAACACCCCCTTGTATAATTTTTGATTTTCTACGTAGCGCCTGTTATGCTACCAACTTATGTCTGCCCGATTGACTATCAGATAAGGAGGCAATAATGGCTACGGTTACTTTTGACACGCACAGCTACGTAAAAAGGCTAAAATCCGTTGGATTTTCAGAAGAACAAGCAGAGGTTTTTGCTGAGGAGCAAAAAAAACTTATCGAAGATCACTTAGTTACCAAACAGCACTTAGATATGCGGTTGCGCGAACTTGAATATTCTCTCACGATACGTCTTGGCGGTATGCTGGCAGCATCTATTGCTGTCGTAGCGGCTTTGGTGAAGTTACTTTAGACGACTGAATTACTAAGGCAGTAAAGGACACCCGAAATAAGGCTAAACTAACTTACCCAAGAAAAGTAATTAATTCTTTAGAAAGTTGTTGTTTTCTGTATAATTATCATTGCAATTATACCTTTAGAGTTAAGTTGTTGTTTTTGAAGGAGGTTTAAATGAAAACCTTAACGTTAAAAATCGACGATAGCGTCAGCAACAAGTTTCTTTGGTTACTTCGGCAATTTTCTCAAAATGAAGTGAGTATTGTTGAAGTGGGTGACTTTTTGTCTGACGATGAGTATTTGCGCTCTTTTGACGGTATGGTCACAAGTATTGAGAAAGCAAGAGCAGAGCATGTGAAGAATGGTGTCAATTTAAATCAACTGGATTGGTAATGTACCAGATTTTGATCATGTCACAAGCTCAAAAGGATGCGAAAAAGCTTGCTGCTTCTGGGCTTAAACCAAAAGCATTAAAACTGTTGGAGCTAATTCAAAAAGATCCTTATGTATATCCACCAGCGTTTGAATATCTTCAGGGTAGCATGAAAGGCCTCATCAGTCGCCGCATTAATAAGCAGCACCGTTTGGTTTATGAAGTAGTTGAACAAGAACGATTGATTAAGGTGTACCGTATGTGGACGCATTACGAGTAAGGTCATCAGGTGCGTGAGGCGGTCAAGCTGTGCGGCAAGCGTAGGAAACACTACCGAGCATCTTGACTCAATGTGGTTTTATTTCAACAACATCCTCAGGCTGAGTTGCGGTAATAATGTTTAATAGATACCTCTGCAATGAATCATGGTCAGAGTGATTAATTTTCTGTGCACTACTGGATACCCGCATTACAGAGTGATGGTATTCTCAGCAAGGAGAAAGTAGCGTAGCTGTGGGCAATATTCTTTGAGTTTAGGCTGAGCTGGTGCAATTAAATCGCGAATCTCGGTTTGTGTATTTACCATAGAGAGACTACGAATAGTTCCCTCTGCGGCCTCCGTGCCTCTGCGTGATGTTCTTTTGTTTCTTTTCACGCTGAGACGCAAAAGGAGAGCAGTTCCGGGTGCTGACGAATCATGCCATCCCACACGTCTTGGGCAACATCAATTTCGAGTTTCGCAATTCCATCATCCTGCACTATTTCACTTTTTACCAGCCGTTCACGGTACAGTATGCTGCGAAGCTTCCCGTAATGTGGCGGGAGCATCAGCGTAACGTTGCGTGTTGCCGGGCGTAGGCGTAGGGCGATGGCCTGCATCAACAAGTCGCATCCGGCTCCAGTGAGTGCCGACAGCCACACGCGCACGGGGGTGACGCCATCAATGTCATATTCGATGCGCGGCACGTTCCCGAGCAGTCGATCAACTTTATTATACACTTCGAGCATTGGCACTTCATCCGCCTTGATTTCACGGAGCACTTCCAGTACGTGCTGCTTTTGCACGTCGCGGTCGTCTTCGGCGGCGTCAATGACGTGCAGCAAAAGGGTCGCTTCGCGCGTTTCTTTGAGGGTAGAACGGAAGGCGGCAACAAGGGCGTGCGGCAGGTGGCGGACAAAGCCAACGGTGTCAGCAATGACAGCTTCTGTCCCTTGTGGTAGGGCAATGCGCCGCATGGTCGTATCGAGCGTGGCGAAGAGTTGATCTTCCGCAAAGACATCCGCACCGGTCAGGTGATTAAAGAGAGTCGATTTTCCGGCATTGGTGTATCCGACCAGCGAGATGGAGGCGATATCGCTTTTCGCACGGTGCGCACGACCCAGCTCGCGCTGTTGGGCGACTTTTTCGAGTCGTCCGAGAATGTTGGCAATTCGCACTTTAATTAAGCGACGGTCGGTTTCCAGCTGAGTTTCACCTGGGCCACGCATCCCAATGCCACCGCGCTGGCGCTCAAGGTGCGTCCAACCGCGTATCAGACGGGTAGAGACATAGCGCAGTTGCGCGAGTTCAACCTGAAGTTTCCCTTCAAACGAACGAGCCCGCTGGGCAAAGATGTCGAGAATGAGTCCCGTGCGATCGATCACGCGGCACTCGCAGAGCTTCTCTAAATTCCGTTCTTGGGACGGCGAAAGGATGTGATTAAAGATGATAATTTCGGTACCGTTGTTACGCACAAACTCAGCTATTTCTTCGGCTTTTCCGGTGCCAACAAAGAACTTTGCGTCAGGCGATGGGCGATGGGCTCGCAGCACGGCCTGCACTTCGCCACCCGCAGATTCTGCCAAAAGCATGCACTCGCGCGGATCGTCTTGCTCATGGCGAAGGGAGTTCGTAAACTCAACGTGGACTATCAATGCTTTCTCGCCAGAGGCGACCCGGTCGAACATATCGTTCCTTTCGCATCGTTGCGGTTAAAATACGCAAAAAGCGGACTCCAATGAAAGAGTCCGCTGTCAGGTTTTTCTTGGAGCGGGAAACGGGGCTCGAACCCGCGACCCTCAGCTTGGAAGGCTGATGCTCTAGCCAACTGAGCTACTCCCGCAAGAAAAAATGGTGGGGAGAGGAGGATTCGAACCTCCGAAGTCGATGACGACAGATTTACAGTCTGTTCCCTTTAGCCACTCGGGAATCTCCCCCTATTCGGTTGTTGAAAGAGCAAAAAATGGAGCTGGTGAAGGGAATCGAACCCCCAACCCGCTGATTACAAATCAGCTGCTCTACCGTTGAGCCACACCAGCCCTTTGCCGTGCAACGGGGAGGGAATATAGGGAAATCGCCTGCAACATGCAATCTCGTTTAATGGCGATTAAATACAATCTAACACGTTTTATTTCATCTTATCCTCTGTTTTCTCTGATTTTTCCGCATTTACTTTAACTGACCCTTCTGGAGCCGTAGTCGTCGCCGGCAAAGAAACATCGCGCGCATAGTCCACGCAACGGGAGGGGTCGGCAATGGAAAACTTCTTATTACAGCCGCCACGCCATGCACAGGTCGTACAGGTTTGCGTCATACGTTATCCTTTCGATTCAGGAATAGTGGTGATTCTATCGGCATGACGAGCTAGGGTCACGCGGTTCCCTTTTTCGTTATACTGCACAGAATCCATATAGAAAAACGCCATCAAAATGCCACGTCCGGAGAAGTTGAGTAGGTTTTCTGTGTCGCGTGGATTTGGGACCGATTTCAGATCAAATCCATGGCCACTGTCTTCAATAATAAATGTGAATTGATTGTCGTCGAAGATATATTCAAAATAAACTCGTTTGGCGATGTTTTCCTGCTGCTTGGCACGAAGGAGATCATGATAGGTATCGCTTCCGATAGAGTCGAGTTTTTCTTGATATCCGATCCCAAGGTTGCCGTGTTCAATGGCATTGAGCAGGATTTCAAAAACGGCCATACGGATTTCACATGCTACTTTGGGCGAACAGTGCACGTTGAGGGTCGGGATAATGGTATTCAGCGCACCTGTGGCAGATTCGACAGTATTATTCAGCCAAAAAACTTTCCGTTCCTGATGGAGTGTCCGTAGCGCAAGGCTCGTGGCAAAGCTGTGCATGACCCCTTCGGCAAGGCTATTGAGGGCATCGACGAGTTTTTTCTGCTCTATGGGGCTCGGGAAAAACTGGCTGACGCCACACTCAATGGCGGTCAATAGTCGCGTTTCAGACCCTTGATGCGAGAGGATAACAACAGGCGCTTGCGGAGCTGTCTTATGGATTTTACGGACGATGTCCCACCCTTGCTCTTCACTGAGGTGCATTTCGAGGACGACAATGTCCTGCATATTGCTGAGAAAGGAATCGTAGCCTTCGGCGTAGGTCACGGAGTGCACAACGTAGCCCGCCTGCTCTAAAGAGCAGTTAAGCGCCTGCGCGTCGTGGTTCCAATCGCTATCGCGGATGTAGAGTACGGAACGGTGATACACTGCGGAAACTCCTTGCGTTTACCGGCGGCGACTACAAGTTGGCAAACATCTCCATTTCGTCGGCACTAAACAGGCGGTCAATGGCAAGCAGAATCAACAGGCGGTCGCCGTATTGACAGATTCCAGAAACATATTCACGCTCAGCACGGGCGATGGTAGGCTTCAATTCAATCTGTTTTGCTTTTACTCTTACTACTTCACGAACCGCATCGACAATCAATCCGATAAATTTCCCTTTATTTTCGACAATGACAATATTCCCTTCTTTTCCCTGCATGTCAGCTTTTAGAAGGCCAAGTTTGCGGCGCAGATTGACGATAGGAATAATCGCGCCTCGCAAATCAAGTATCCCCTCAATAAAGGAGGAGCTTTTAGGGAGCGTCGTTATTTTTACTTTTTTTATAATCTCCCGCACCAATCTGATATCGATCATGTACTCTTCATCTTCAACCAGAAAGCTGACAAACTGAACCATCTCTTCGCTTACATGCTCACCGGCATCGTGGAGAGCAGTCTCTGGTGACGGCGATGCGGCTGTCTTTGACATAATGGACTCCTTGGCGTTCTTCTACCTTATGAGAAGGATCAGACTCCCCGCACTAATACGGAGGGGTTGGCTTCAAGATCAATGGTTATTTCCTGAACATAGCGCGTTTGCGATTCATCTTCGAGTAGTTTTACTATAGGGCGATTGAGCGCATAGTGCGATATCTGTGCGACGATGGCACGGCTGCCGCTATAGTGACCATTTTGGACGATAACTTCGCTTCCCAGCGGATAACGTGGCGCATGCCCCAAAAAGAGACGAACCAGCTCCATATTCAGCCGCGTCCCCGCCAATCGCATAATCATATCGAGTCCCTTATCAAACGGCAAGGGAATGCGATTACGAGAGTCGCTGGTAAGGGTTACAAACGTATCAACAAGCGCACATATCTCAGCATAAGGATGTATTATCCCTTTCGATTGCATAAGTTCCTTGCCACGGAGGATTTTATTGCTGCCGGTAATTCCCTGCGGAAATCCCCTTCCGTCCTGATACTCATGGTGCTGATACGCCACTATCGTGCTTAATATCCCGACACGCGGTGTTTTGCGCAAAATATCGTACCCCACGGTAGTATGTTCCTCTTTGAGGGCTCCCGTGTCGTAAAACTCACCTTCGCTAGCGCCATCATGCTTTTCAGGAACGGGTAAAAAGAAGAGCGCAACGTCATGCAGCAGTGCACCAAGGGCGAGTTCACCTATTTCTTTCCCGGTCAATCCAGCCGCCTGCGCCAGCATAATACTTAAACACATCACGTCGAGCGCATGGTCAACCAAGTAAAGTTCTTCCGAGGCGGCGGGCATGTACGCTATGACTTTTTTGCTGTCTTGCTCTATTTCCCGTTGTGCAGTAAGTGCGATATATTCGGCCAACTCGATGGCTATCGCTGGCAATGGTTGGCCGCGAAACTGCGCACAATAGTCACTCCACGTCGATTCTGGCGGGCGCGGAGTTGCTTTGCGAACTTCATCGACTAATTTCGTCATTTTTTTCTGTAAGTCGCGACGAACGCTGTCGCGCAATGGTTCCGTAGGCTCAATGCCCGCCGTTAACGGATCGTCAACCATCACCCAATTGAGTTTCATATCGACAAGGCGTTCAATATTTTTTGGCGTGAGCACATATCCGGCGCCGATCAGCATACTATCGCCGTCAGTCACTACAGGACAGGCTGTTTTCATCCCGGGAAGAATGTTTTGAATCGGCATTTTACGCATGTGCTTTCACCCTCAATTGTCGTTCAGCAAAAGCGCTGTTATCCGAGTATGTGTCCGAGTTTGTCTTTTTTGGTGCCAAGATATCGTTCATTGTGTTCGCATGAGCCAGTCTGCATAGGCACCCGCTCAGATACCTCTAGGCCGTAACCCGCTAGACCAATGATTTTTCGTGGATTATTGGTCATCAGGCGAATACGGCGAATACCAAGATCGGCAATTATCTGCGCACCCATGCCGTAATCGCGCAAATCGTCGGGGAAGCCGAGGGCTTCGTTGGCCTCTACGGTATCGTATCCTTCGTCTTGCAAATGATAAGCACGGATTTTATTCATCAACCCGATGCCGCGACCTTCTTGAAACAGGTACAGGATAACCCCTTTGCCAGCTTTATCGATGATTTTCATCGCTTCTTGCAGTTGATTGCCACAATCACAACGGAGCGATCCGAACACATCGCCAGTCAAACATTGCGAGTGCACACGGACTAATACCGGGTCTATTCCCGCCACATCGCCTTTAATCAGCGCAACGTGTTCCGTACCATCGATTTTCGAACGATACCCGACGAGGCTAAAGTCACCGCCATGAGAGGTTGGAAGGTTCGCTGTGGCAATCCGTTCAACAGAAAATTCTTTCATGACATGGACACGGTAGGAAATAAGGTCTTTAATGGTGACCAGTTTCATATCAAAGCGATCGGCAAATTCGCGCAATTCAGGGTAGCGCGCCATTGTGCCATCATCTTTCATGATTTCACAGATAACGCCAGCCGGTGTCAAGCCAGCCAGACGGGCGAGATCAACACTCCCTTCCGTCTGCCCTGTCCGCTGCAAAACGCCGCCGTTCCGAGCGCGAAGTGGGAACATGTGCCCCGGACGCGCCAGATCGTTTGGTTTGCACTGGGGATCAACAGCGGCCAAGATAGTTCTG
This window contains:
- a CDS encoding porin produces the protein MKKIVLAGLTVAAVAATSFAADVKISGSYDLRGFALDNTDFNANDDNGTDARFYDQRVRVQAVMKASDAISVTLRSDLSEGDWGTNDTQSNNGGNKFRLDRAFLTMKLPSNLGTLTAGTIGYDIERTGLLLNLHRNDGFLYTNTFGMVGVEAGNIKVEDSELNVGVTAEGDRDVYLVKATVKPMDNLTVSPYFVYDNDKDEALGANVKRMALGVDAGFKAGMFGVDGTLYMIDGKEETPGAVDKDLEGLVFNLMANVKPIPGLTIGAGYTYMQGDDNAADNENEAIVSFVDGDPGNNPMRGFIFWNDYSHDGAKLYGTDGKNVSQPASGYFNGINAFKLYADYAFDKFGVGAHAIYAEDAETVTGANEKEITEFGVYGSYKIYDNATLTLQLATAELDEANTQRDDATFAGLGLSVKF
- a CDS encoding DUF4160 domain-containing protein, with amino-acid sequence MPTISMFYGILIRMFFKDIERHHLPHIHADYQGDVAVYSIEDGSVLSGGIPQNKHKLVVAWIEIHKEDLFADWELAVNGRQPFKIKGLDQ
- a CDS encoding DUF2442 domain-containing protein encodes the protein MRIADVKPLDDLSLLITASDGIVGLFDVKPYLDCEAFEALKEQTEFRKVRNGGYFVEWDCGADLSADTIAAKLLPCNGQVFF
- a CDS encoding Txe/YoeB family addiction module toxin, encoding MYQILIMSQAQKDAKKLAASGLKPKALKLLELIQKDPYVYPPAFEYLQGSMKGLISRRINKQHRLVYEVVEQERLIKVYRMWTHYE
- the hflX gene encoding ribosome rescue GTPase HflX; this translates as MFDRVASGEKALIVHVEFTNSLRHEQDDPRECMLLAESAGGEVQAVLRAHRPSPDAKFFVGTGKAEEIAEFVRNNGTEIIIFNHILSPSQERNLEKLCECRVIDRTGLILDIFAQRARSFEGKLQVELAQLRYVSTRLIRGWTHLERQRGGIGMRGPGETQLETDRRLIKVRIANILGRLEKVAQQRELGRAHRAKSDIASISLVGYTNAGKSTLFNHLTGADVFAEDQLFATLDTTMRRIALPQGTEAVIADTVGFVRHLPHALVAAFRSTLKETREATLLLHVIDAAEDDRDVQKQHVLEVLREIKADEVPMLEVYNKVDRLLGNVPRIEYDIDGVTPVRVWLSALTGAGCDLLMQAIALRLRPATRNVTLMLPPHYGKLRSILYRERLVKSEIVQDDGIAKLEIDVAQDVWDGMIRQHPELLSFCVSA
- a CDS encoding ATP-binding protein gives rise to the protein MYHRSVLYIRDSDWNHDAQALNCSLEQAGYVVHSVTYAEGYDSFLSNMQDIVVLEMHLSEEQGWDIVRKIHKTAPQAPVVILSHQGSETRLLTAIECGVSQFFPSPIEQKKLVDALNSLAEGVMHSFATSLALRTLHQERKVFWLNNTVESATGALNTIIPTLNVHCSPKVACEIRMAVFEILLNAIEHGNLGIGYQEKLDSIGSDTYHDLLRAKQQENIAKRVYFEYIFDDNQFTFIIEDSGHGFDLKSVPNPRDTENLLNFSGRGILMAFFYMDSVQYNEKGNRVTLARHADRITTIPESKG
- a CDS encoding chemotaxis protein CheW; translation: MSKTAASPSPETALHDAGEHVSEEMVQFVSFLVEDEEYMIDIRLVREIIKKVKITTLPKSSSFIEGILDLRGAIIPIVNLRRKLGLLKADMQGKEGNIVIVENKGKFIGLIVDAVREVVRVKAKQIELKPTIARAEREYVSGICQYGDRLLILLAIDRLFSADEMEMFANL
- a CDS encoding HD-GYP domain-containing protein — encoded protein: MRKMPIQNILPGMKTACPVVTDGDSMLIGAGYVLTPKNIERLVDMKLNWVMVDDPLTAGIEPTEPLRDSVRRDLQKKMTKLVDEVRKATPRPPESTWSDYCAQFRGQPLPAIAIELAEYIALTAQREIEQDSKKVIAYMPAASEELYLVDHALDVMCLSIMLAQAAGLTGKEIGELALGALLHDVALFFLPVPEKHDGASEGEFYDTGALKEEHTTVGYDILRKTPRVGILSTIVAYQHHEYQDGRGFPQGITGSNKILRGKELMQSKGIIHPYAEICALVDTFVTLTSDSRNRIPLPFDKGLDMIMRLAGTRLNMELVRLFLGHAPRYPLGSEVIVQNGHYSGSRAIVAQISHYALNRPIVKLLEDESQTRYVQEITIDLEANPSVLVRGV
- a CDS encoding bifunctional 3,4-dihydroxy-2-butanone-4-phosphate synthase/GTP cyclohydrolase II — its product is MSGNQQRFDSIVDAINDIRQGKMVILVDDEDRENEGDLVCAADKVTPEIINFMATHGRGLICLSLTEQKCDELKLRPMADDNDCRFGTAFMTSIEAKHGVTTGISASDRARTILAAVDPQCKPNDLARPGHMFPLRARNGGVLQRTGQTEGSVDLARLAGLTPAGVICEIMKDDGTMARYPELREFADRFDMKLVTIKDLISYRVHVMKEFSVERIATANLPTSHGGDFSLVGYRSKIDGTEHVALIKGDVAGIDPVLVRVHSQCLTGDVFGSLRCDCGNQLQEAMKIIDKAGKGVILYLFQEGRGIGLMNKIRAYHLQDEGYDTVEANEALGFPDDLRDYGMGAQIIADLGIRRIRLMTNNPRKIIGLAGYGLEVSERVPMQTGSCEHNERYLGTKKDKLGHILG